In Cystobacter ferrugineus, the following are encoded in one genomic region:
- a CDS encoding AAA family ATPase, translated as MATTRKKNAPVTAAEIQRPPAEVLHAEELARLRDADTAPRPPGWSLSLHAVRRFILGDEALGVQRKFVGNPSLVDRAMVTLATNRGLMLVGEPGTAKSLLSELLAAAISGTSTLTIQGGASVTEDQIKYSWNYALLVSEGPTPRALVPAPLYTGMKEGRVVRFEEISRCPIEVQDSLLSMLSDRVLAVPELKDADAMVFAREGFNIIATANTRDRGVNEMSAALKRRFNFETVFPIGDFATELALVRDETARLLQRSGVPVTPPEDLLEVLVTTFRELRSGETREGQALERLSSVLSTAEAVSVAHAVGVRGYYLRGDGGSAADLVECLAGTAAKDNAEDLKRLRVYLEQRVSRRTGSHWRALYDARHLLPG; from the coding sequence ATGGCAACGACCCGGAAGAAGAACGCGCCGGTGACGGCGGCGGAGATCCAACGGCCTCCCGCGGAAGTGCTCCACGCGGAAGAGCTCGCGCGGCTGCGTGACGCGGACACCGCACCCCGGCCCCCGGGCTGGAGCCTGTCGCTGCACGCCGTGCGCCGCTTCATCCTCGGAGACGAGGCGCTGGGCGTGCAGCGCAAGTTCGTGGGCAACCCGAGCCTCGTGGACCGGGCCATGGTGACGCTCGCCACCAACCGCGGGTTGATGCTCGTGGGCGAGCCCGGCACCGCCAAGAGCCTCCTGTCCGAGCTGCTCGCCGCCGCCATCTCCGGCACCTCCACCCTCACCATCCAGGGCGGCGCGTCCGTCACCGAGGATCAGATCAAATACTCGTGGAACTACGCGCTGCTCGTCTCCGAGGGCCCCACGCCCCGCGCGCTCGTGCCCGCCCCGCTCTACACCGGCATGAAGGAGGGCCGGGTGGTGCGCTTCGAGGAGATCTCCCGCTGCCCCATCGAGGTGCAGGACTCGCTGCTGTCCATGCTGTCGGACCGGGTGCTCGCGGTGCCGGAGCTCAAGGACGCGGATGCCATGGTGTTCGCCCGCGAGGGCTTCAACATCATCGCCACCGCCAACACGCGCGACCGGGGCGTCAACGAGATGAGCGCGGCGCTCAAGCGGCGCTTCAACTTCGAGACGGTGTTCCCCATCGGCGACTTCGCCACCGAGCTGGCGCTCGTGCGCGACGAGACGGCGCGGCTGCTCCAGCGCTCGGGCGTGCCGGTGACACCGCCGGAGGACTTGCTGGAGGTGCTCGTCACCACCTTCCGCGAGCTGCGCTCGGGCGAGACGCGCGAGGGCCAGGCCCTGGAGCGGCTCAGCTCGGTGCTCTCCACCGCGGAGGCCGTGTCCGTGGCCCACGCGGTGGGCGTGCGCGGCTACTACCTGCGCGGCGACGGCGGCTCGGCGGCGGACCTCGTCGAGTGTCTGGCCGGCACCGCGGCCAAGGACAACGCCGAGGACCTCAAGCGGCTGCGCGTCTACCTGGAGCAGCGGGTGTCGCGCCGCACCGGCTCCCACTGGCGCGCCCTGTACGACGCCCGCCACCTGCTGCCAGGGTGA
- a CDS encoding DUF5682 family protein: MSGRNDSRLHVVGVRHHSPACARLVAHTLETVRPRHVLIEGPVDMNPRLEELLLPHEPPLAVFSAYRDEERTHASWTPFCAYSPEWVALTKGHAAGAQVRFMDLPAWDKAFEGVRNRYSDGERRTARAIDALCQKLGLEGMDALWDHLFEQPLGMDVLAERLRVYFDSLRGEEEASERDTQRESFMLAHVEAALARDEGPVVVVCGGFHAPVLARAQARPGASFPPAPSHPSARSYLVPYSFRRLDSFAGYESGMPSPAFYQALWESGAEAAPGILLREAVGRLRARGQHVSSADLIAASVMAEGLARLRGHAVLSRTDLLDGLASALVKESLDVALPWTSRGVPSPDTHPLLAEVLRAFSGERTGRLSPLTPRPPLLTDVEHTLHAHGLTPSPSPRTVRLELREPGDVERGRVLHRLRVLGIPGFTRNAGPTFPTEPVLQESWTVAPSEDFLSWVIEASGWGATLEQAATSRLEEALLQAGPNLERLTLLLAESFFIGAKHLARRVLSAVATQAGNEPDLARLGAALERLLAIWRHDVLLGAQGSAEVGQLLAAAVERGLWLLEQLDGPTLPADEGHLRAMAALRDTLRFAAQPLALDMVRASAVFERRLASLHAPPAVRGASLGALWSLSRFPDEASAEATALRATRAAARPSTLGDFLAGLFRLAREQVVHTPALTSVLDELIRQLTEEDFLVALPALRLAFGFFPPREKEGIARLLLPLHGQDASGARALVRLDVDPAVILAGAALDDEVEQVLERFGLHGPDRKEERDAP, translated from the coding sequence GTGAGCGGGCGGAACGACTCCCGGCTCCACGTCGTCGGCGTGCGCCACCACAGCCCGGCCTGCGCCCGGCTCGTGGCCCACACCCTCGAGACCGTGCGGCCCCGCCATGTGCTCATCGAGGGGCCCGTGGACATGAATCCCCGGCTGGAGGAGCTGCTCCTGCCGCACGAGCCGCCCCTCGCCGTCTTCAGCGCCTACCGCGACGAGGAGCGCACCCATGCGTCGTGGACACCCTTCTGCGCGTACTCGCCGGAGTGGGTGGCGCTGACGAAGGGGCACGCGGCCGGCGCCCAGGTGCGCTTCATGGACCTGCCCGCCTGGGACAAGGCCTTCGAGGGCGTGCGCAACCGTTACTCGGACGGGGAGCGCCGCACCGCCCGGGCCATCGACGCGCTCTGCCAGAAGCTGGGCCTGGAGGGCATGGACGCCCTGTGGGATCACCTCTTCGAGCAACCGCTCGGAATGGACGTGCTCGCCGAACGGCTGCGCGTCTACTTCGACTCCCTGCGCGGCGAGGAGGAGGCCTCCGAACGCGACACCCAGCGCGAGTCCTTCATGCTCGCCCACGTGGAGGCGGCGCTCGCGCGAGACGAGGGCCCCGTGGTGGTGGTGTGCGGCGGCTTCCATGCCCCCGTGCTCGCGCGAGCCCAGGCGCGGCCCGGAGCCAGCTTTCCCCCCGCGCCGAGCCACCCCTCCGCCAGGAGCTACCTCGTCCCCTACAGCTTCCGCCGCCTGGATTCCTTCGCCGGGTACGAGTCCGGAATGCCCTCGCCCGCCTTCTACCAGGCGCTCTGGGAGTCCGGCGCCGAGGCCGCTCCCGGGATTCTGCTGCGTGAGGCCGTCGGACGGCTGCGTGCGCGCGGCCAGCACGTGTCATCGGCGGATCTCATCGCCGCCTCCGTCATGGCCGAGGGCCTCGCCCGGCTGCGCGGCCACGCGGTGCTCTCGCGCACGGACCTGCTGGATGGACTCGCCTCCGCCCTGGTGAAGGAGTCGTTGGACGTGGCCCTGCCATGGACGAGCCGGGGCGTGCCCTCGCCCGACACGCACCCGCTGCTCGCCGAGGTGCTGCGCGCCTTCAGCGGCGAGCGCACCGGACGGCTCAGCCCCCTCACGCCCCGCCCTCCCCTGCTCACCGACGTCGAGCACACCCTGCACGCCCATGGCCTCACCCCCAGCCCGAGCCCACGCACGGTGCGCCTGGAGCTGCGTGAGCCCGGCGACGTGGAGCGCGGCCGGGTGCTCCATCGCCTGCGGGTGCTCGGCATCCCCGGCTTCACCCGGAACGCGGGCCCCACCTTCCCCACCGAGCCCGTGCTCCAGGAGTCCTGGACGGTGGCCCCCTCGGAGGACTTCCTCTCCTGGGTCATCGAGGCCTCGGGCTGGGGCGCCACCCTGGAGCAGGCCGCCACCAGCCGTCTGGAGGAAGCCCTCCTCCAGGCGGGGCCGAACCTGGAGCGGCTCACGCTGCTGCTGGCCGAGAGCTTCTTCATCGGCGCGAAGCACCTGGCCCGGCGCGTCCTCTCCGCGGTGGCCACTCAGGCGGGCAACGAGCCAGACCTCGCGCGGCTGGGCGCGGCCCTGGAGCGGCTGCTCGCCATCTGGCGGCATGACGTGCTGCTCGGTGCCCAGGGCTCCGCCGAGGTGGGACAGTTGCTCGCGGCCGCCGTCGAGCGGGGGCTGTGGTTGCTCGAGCAGCTCGACGGCCCCACGCTCCCCGCCGACGAGGGACACCTCCGGGCCATGGCCGCGCTGCGCGACACGCTGCGCTTCGCCGCCCAGCCCCTCGCGCTCGACATGGTCCGGGCCAGTGCCGTGTTCGAGCGTCGGCTCGCGTCCCTCCATGCGCCACCCGCGGTGCGTGGGGCCTCGCTCGGGGCGCTCTGGTCCCTGTCGCGCTTCCCCGACGAGGCGAGCGCCGAGGCCACGGCCCTGCGCGCCACTCGCGCCGCCGCGCGCCCCTCCACCCTCGGGGACTTCCTCGCCGGGCTGTTCCGGCTCGCCCGCGAGCAGGTGGTGCACACGCCCGCCCTCACCTCGGTGCTGGACGAGCTCATCCGCCAGCTCACGGAGGAGGACTTCCTCGTCGCGCTCCCGGCGCTGCGGCTGGCCTTCGGGTTCTTCCCGCCCCGGGAGAAGGAGGGCATCGCCCGGCTCCTGCTGCCGCTGCACGGACAGGACGCCTCGGGTGCGCGGGCCCTGGTGCGCCTCGACGTGGACCCCGCCGTCATCCTCGCCGGCGCGGCGCTGGATGACGAGGTGGAGCAGGTGCTCGAACGCTTCGGCCTGCATGGGCCCGATAGGAAGGAGGAGCGCGATGCCCCTTGA
- a CDS encoding VWA domain-containing protein has protein sequence MPLEPLARWRLVLGEASDGALGNCLDERGRAMDSALSWLYGREGELSERGVRQGGSGESVLSVPEWINDVHTLFPKETIERLEQDAVERYQIDEVVTRADVLERVEPNETLLRAVLRTKHLMNPEVLAVARRIVQRVVNELMEKLAREVRRTFSGVLDRRRRSPLKVARNFDFRRTLRENLRRYSPAERRIAIERAAFYSRTRRHVDRWQVILLVDQSGSMASSVIHSAVTAACLWGLPGIQTHLVAFDTAVVDLTRDVTDPVELLMKVQLGGGTDIQLAVAYAAGLIETPRRTLVVLITDFFEGGSPGMLVRRVKELCDQGTKVLGLAALEPDATPNYDRDCARRLVDVGAHVAAMTPGELAAWIAEKVRA, from the coding sequence ATGCCCCTTGAACCCCTGGCGCGCTGGCGCCTCGTGTTGGGTGAAGCCTCGGACGGGGCGCTCGGCAACTGCCTGGACGAGCGGGGACGGGCGATGGACTCGGCGCTCTCGTGGCTCTACGGCCGGGAGGGAGAGCTCTCCGAGCGCGGCGTGCGCCAGGGAGGCTCGGGCGAGTCCGTGCTCAGCGTTCCGGAGTGGATCAACGACGTCCACACGCTCTTTCCCAAGGAGACCATCGAGCGGCTCGAGCAGGATGCCGTCGAGCGCTATCAAATCGACGAGGTGGTGACGCGCGCCGACGTGCTCGAGCGCGTGGAGCCCAACGAGACGCTGCTGCGCGCGGTGCTGCGCACCAAGCACCTGATGAATCCCGAGGTGCTCGCGGTGGCCCGCCGCATCGTGCAGCGGGTGGTGAACGAGCTGATGGAGAAGCTGGCCCGGGAGGTGCGCCGCACGTTCTCGGGGGTGCTCGACCGGCGCAGGCGCTCGCCGCTGAAGGTGGCGCGCAACTTCGACTTCCGGCGCACCCTGCGCGAGAACCTGCGCCGCTACTCCCCCGCCGAGCGGCGGATCGCCATCGAGCGCGCCGCGTTCTACTCGCGCACCCGCCGCCACGTGGACCGCTGGCAGGTCATCCTCCTGGTGGACCAGTCCGGCAGCATGGCGTCCTCGGTCATCCACTCGGCCGTCACCGCGGCGTGTCTGTGGGGACTGCCCGGCATCCAGACGCACCTCGTCGCCTTCGACACCGCCGTGGTGGACCTCACCCGGGACGTGACGGACCCGGTGGAGCTGTTGATGAAGGTACAGCTCGGCGGCGGCACGGACATCCAGCTCGCGGTGGCCTATGCCGCGGGGCTCATCGAGACCCCCCGGCGCACCCTCGTCGTCCTCATCACCGACTTCTTCGAGGGCGGCTCCCCGGGGATGCTCGTGCGCCGGGTGAAGGAGCTGTGTGATCAGGGCACGAAGGTGCTGGGGCTCGCGGCGCTCGAACCGGACGCCACGCCGAACTACGACCGCGACTGCGCCCGGCGGCTGGTGGACGTGGGCGCGCACGTGGCGGCGATGACTCCCGGAGAGCTGGCCGCGTGGATCGCCGAGAAGGTGCGCGCATGA
- a CDS encoding CpaF family protein, which translates to MSMYNESLRAFLKPVLTHLDDPTVSEIMINGPTDIWIERKGKVTKIDAAFTEEGLLGAARNMAQFVGRLLNDERPRLDARLPDGSRIHVVIPPIARKGTTISIRKFFKDKLTVDSLIKFKSMTPQMARLIDAGIHTKLNMLVSGGTGSGKTTLLNIVSSLIPDEERILTIEDSAELQLNQSHIVPFESRPPDKFGKGGVDMGDLLNSALRLRPDRIVVGEVRGGEAFYLVQAMNTGHGGSLATTHANTPTDTLRRIESLCLMSGIELPLVAIRAQVASAINFVICCERLHDGSRKTIALSEVLPLSEKGEYRTQDIFVFTPVTKDEEGHILGYHAPTGIIPTFVDRARAYGFNDLDESFFDPATYGVPPPPSFRLGESYNVRWVPSLKHRERGEPDPSSFKKEWLAFEQRLKDEAHDAKGDKPAAAPAVQVQVPAALTPPPASMATPPARPALRPSAPARPPPPVEPDELLGDDDKTPPPTPNPFAMDGDEGLPPMDEPKVQVAADLQEEMEATRNRAAPLPRASARPTPPARPAASVPQRPASTPVRRPLASRPPPPVPDEDLVDDASQDNSEKTAIRAMPEKPRR; encoded by the coding sequence ATGTCGATGTACAACGAGTCGCTCCGCGCCTTCCTCAAGCCCGTGCTGACCCATCTCGACGACCCCACGGTCTCCGAGATCATGATCAACGGGCCCACCGACATCTGGATCGAACGCAAGGGCAAGGTCACCAAGATCGACGCCGCGTTCACCGAGGAGGGCCTGCTGGGTGCCGCGCGCAACATGGCCCAGTTCGTGGGCCGTCTGCTCAACGACGAGCGTCCGCGCCTGGACGCGCGCCTGCCCGACGGCAGCCGCATCCACGTCGTCATCCCGCCCATCGCCCGCAAGGGCACCACCATCTCCATCCGCAAGTTCTTCAAGGACAAGCTGACGGTCGACTCGCTCATCAAGTTCAAGTCGATGACGCCGCAGATGGCGCGCCTCATCGACGCCGGCATCCACACCAAGCTCAACATGCTGGTGTCCGGCGGAACGGGCTCGGGCAAGACGACGCTGCTCAACATCGTCTCCTCGCTCATCCCCGACGAGGAGCGCATCCTCACCATCGAGGACTCGGCCGAGCTCCAGCTCAACCAGTCCCACATCGTCCCCTTCGAGAGCCGGCCCCCGGACAAGTTCGGCAAGGGCGGCGTGGACATGGGAGACCTGCTCAACTCCGCGCTGCGTCTGCGCCCGGACCGCATCGTGGTGGGCGAGGTGCGCGGCGGCGAGGCCTTCTACCTCGTGCAGGCGATGAACACGGGCCACGGCGGCTCGCTGGCCACCACCCACGCCAACACGCCCACGGACACGCTGCGGCGCATCGAGTCGCTCTGCCTCATGTCCGGCATCGAGCTGCCCCTGGTGGCCATCCGCGCCCAGGTGGCCAGCGCCATCAACTTCGTCATCTGCTGCGAGCGCCTGCACGACGGCAGCCGCAAGACGATCGCCCTGTCCGAGGTGCTCCCGCTCAGCGAGAAGGGCGAGTACCGCACCCAGGACATCTTCGTCTTCACGCCGGTGACCAAGGACGAGGAGGGCCACATCCTCGGCTACCACGCGCCCACCGGCATCATCCCCACCTTCGTGGACCGGGCACGCGCCTACGGCTTCAACGACCTGGACGAGTCCTTCTTCGACCCGGCCACCTACGGCGTGCCCCCGCCGCCCTCCTTCCGCCTGGGCGAGTCGTACAACGTGCGCTGGGTGCCCTCGCTCAAGCACCGCGAGCGCGGCGAGCCGGATCCTTCCAGCTTCAAGAAGGAATGGTTGGCCTTCGAACAAAGACTCAAGGACGAGGCGCACGACGCCAAGGGAGACAAGCCCGCCGCGGCGCCCGCCGTGCAGGTGCAGGTGCCCGCCGCGCTGACGCCTCCGCCCGCGTCGATGGCGACCCCGCCGGCCCGGCCCGCGCTCCGTCCGAGCGCGCCCGCCCGTCCCCCGCCGCCCGTGGAGCCCGACGAGCTGCTCGGGGACGACGACAAGACGCCGCCCCCCACGCCCAACCCCTTCGCCATGGACGGAGACGAGGGGCTGCCCCCCATGGACGAGCCCAAGGTGCAGGTCGCCGCGGACTTGCAGGAGGAGATGGAGGCCACCCGGAACCGGGCCGCCCCACTGCCGCGTGCGTCGGCCCGGCCCACGCCGCCCGCCCGGCCCGCGGCGTCCGTGCCCCAGCGTCCCGCGTCGACGCCCGTGCGCCGTCCGCTCGCGTCCCGGCCGCCGCCGCCCGTGCCGGACGAGGACCTGGTGGATGACGCGTCACAGGACAATTCCGAGAAGACGGCCATCCGGGCCATGCCCGAGAAGCCGCGCCGCTGA
- a CDS encoding serine/threonine-protein kinase, whose amino-acid sequence MADSRNCETCGGTVPVDTDICPRDGTVLLDFSTAPRLADPGSTRETSPGKNVHVMEDVSAQDPLVGLKVGEYELGQRIGVGGMGLVYDGIQPLIGKRVAVKVLRPELAAAEEQVARLLAEARAVNAIRHRGIVDIFGFGQVPDGRQYIIMEYLEGVALDAHLAERGRIPVPEVLDILDEVLSALGAAHGAGVVHRDLKPSNVFLVKQPDGSRYVKLLDFGLAKMGLPAGRTAQTRTDMVVGTPEYMAPEQARGQPVGPMTDLYALGVVAFEMITGRLPFTGTSPVDLLMKHVDARPPKPSEFLPGLPPALDAFILQMLTKDPEARPGSAEQLRRQLQRLRDSLQAPAETPAPAAAASAAPARQSKPTIIESQPASLPEPPPLDAQEPLPTFEPLKTEPSAVEPPRAAGHSRRWMLPLGLGALGLGVVGGAVFALRERPSPPAVAVTVPSRPEPKPAPQVAAQVPSAPASAEVPDAGQPAVAEAPASTGESSTTVPAVAHADDSDEQGSTHKGRTVAAAAQVPTQFMLQGRIRKLNRDIDTRLATGQKLSPATRPTLEKIRKKADTAVSAEERRQVATELDGWERLFLPRR is encoded by the coding sequence ATGGCTGACTCCCGTAACTGCGAAACCTGCGGCGGCACCGTGCCCGTGGACACGGACATCTGTCCGCGCGACGGAACCGTCCTGCTCGATTTCTCGACGGCGCCGCGCCTGGCCGACCCTGGAAGCACCCGGGAGACCTCACCCGGCAAGAACGTGCACGTCATGGAAGACGTCTCCGCGCAGGATCCCCTCGTCGGACTGAAGGTCGGTGAGTACGAGCTCGGCCAGCGCATTGGCGTGGGCGGCATGGGGCTGGTGTACGACGGCATCCAGCCCCTCATCGGCAAGCGCGTGGCGGTCAAGGTGCTGCGCCCCGAGCTCGCCGCCGCCGAGGAGCAGGTGGCGCGTCTGCTCGCCGAGGCCCGCGCCGTCAACGCCATCCGCCACCGCGGCATCGTCGACATCTTCGGCTTCGGCCAGGTGCCCGACGGCCGCCAGTACATCATCATGGAGTACCTCGAGGGCGTGGCGCTCGACGCGCACCTGGCCGAGCGCGGCCGCATCCCCGTGCCCGAGGTGCTCGACATCCTCGACGAGGTGCTCAGCGCGCTCGGAGCCGCGCACGGCGCGGGCGTCGTCCACCGCGACCTCAAGCCGAGCAACGTCTTCCTCGTGAAGCAGCCGGATGGCTCGCGCTACGTGAAGCTGCTCGACTTCGGCCTCGCGAAGATGGGCCTGCCCGCCGGGCGCACCGCCCAGACGCGCACCGACATGGTCGTGGGCACCCCGGAGTACATGGCCCCCGAGCAGGCCCGCGGTCAGCCCGTGGGCCCCATGACGGACCTCTACGCGCTGGGCGTGGTGGCCTTCGAGATGATCACCGGCCGGCTGCCCTTCACGGGCACCTCCCCGGTGGACCTGCTGATGAAGCACGTGGACGCGCGGCCGCCCAAGCCCTCCGAGTTCCTCCCCGGGCTGCCTCCCGCGCTCGATGCCTTCATCCTGCAGATGCTCACCAAGGATCCCGAGGCCCGCCCCGGGTCCGCCGAGCAGCTACGCCGGCAGCTCCAGCGGCTGCGCGACAGCCTCCAGGCTCCCGCCGAAACCCCCGCCCCTGCCGCCGCCGCGTCCGCCGCGCCCGCGCGCCAGTCCAAGCCCACGATCATCGAGTCCCAGCCGGCCTCGCTGCCTGAGCCCCCACCGCTCGATGCGCAGGAGCCGCTGCCCACGTTCGAGCCGTTGAAGACGGAGCCCTCCGCCGTCGAGCCCCCGCGCGCCGCGGGCCACTCGCGGCGCTGGATGTTGCCCCTGGGCCTGGGCGCGCTCGGCCTGGGTGTCGTGGGAGGGGCCGTGTTCGCGCTGCGCGAGCGTCCCTCGCCACCCGCGGTCGCTGTCACGGTCCCGTCCCGCCCGGAGCCCAAGCCCGCGCCCCAGGTGGCGGCCCAGGTGCCTTCGGCGCCGGCTTCGGCCGAGGTGCCCGACGCGGGCCAGCCCGCCGTGGCCGAGGCTCCGGCGTCCACCGGCGAGTCCTCCACCACGGTGCCCGCGGTCGCCCACGCCGACGACTCCGACGAGCAAGGCTCGACGCACAAAGGCCGGACCGTGGCCGCCGCCGCCCAGGTGCCCACCCAGTTCATGCTGCAGGGCCGCATCCGCAAGCTCAATCGCGACATCGACACGCGGCTGGCGACCGGCCAGAAGCTCAGCCCCGCCACGCGCCCCACGCTGGAGAAGATCCGCAAGAAGGCGGACACGGCGGTGAGCGCGGAGGAGCGCCGCCAGGTGGCCACCGAGCTGGATGGTTGGGAGCGGCTCTTCCTGCCCCGCCGGTGA
- a CDS encoding transglycosylase domain-containing protein, whose product MKTLLWLVLFLIGMVGVALPAAYLHAASKLPQLETEFDLEKQLRHSIEGERMSIRAGTFEQGRSVEFVRPDFSRLPKDLVALYISQLGCPTFFQTPREDGPKWAWRLLAKVAVGANLAGDGSCERKLAMRLAMALGIEEPLQQAVAAHRLHTFLQKDQLIAYDLASMYFERGVVGVDDAAYKLFGKELDALELSQLAELSLTLPPHGFYADAVQCRNESLIRQNRDVLLADLADYKLVSVERARNAMAQPVTCH is encoded by the coding sequence GTGAAGACCCTGCTCTGGTTGGTGTTGTTCCTCATCGGGATGGTGGGCGTGGCGCTACCCGCCGCCTACCTCCATGCGGCCAGCAAGTTGCCGCAGTTGGAGACCGAGTTCGATCTGGAGAAGCAGCTACGGCACTCCATCGAGGGCGAGCGCATGAGCATCCGCGCCGGCACCTTCGAGCAAGGCCGTTCCGTGGAGTTCGTCCGGCCGGACTTCTCCCGGCTGCCCAAGGATCTGGTCGCCCTCTACATCTCCCAGCTCGGCTGTCCCACCTTCTTCCAGACGCCGCGCGAGGATGGACCGAAGTGGGCCTGGCGCCTGCTGGCGAAGGTGGCCGTGGGCGCCAACCTCGCGGGGGATGGCTCGTGCGAGCGCAAGCTGGCCATGCGGCTCGCCATGGCGCTGGGCATCGAGGAGCCGCTGCAGCAGGCCGTGGCCGCCCACCGCCTGCACACCTTCCTCCAGAAGGATCAGCTCATCGCCTATGACCTGGCCAGCATGTACTTCGAGCGGGGCGTCGTCGGGGTGGATGACGCGGCGTACAAGCTCTTCGGCAAGGAGCTGGACGCGCTCGAGCTGTCGCAGCTCGCCGAGCTGTCGCTCACCCTGCCGCCGCACGGCTTCTACGCGGACGCCGTGCAGTGCCGCAACGAGAGCCTGATCCGCCAGAACCGGGACGTGCTGCTGGCGGACCTGGCCGACTACAAGCTGGTGAGCGTGGAGCGGGCCCGCAACGCCATGGCCCAGCCCGTCACCTGCCACTAG
- a CDS encoding NAD-binding oxidoreductase encodes MNDWHPTTVAAVLPAAEDLTELVLDISGTPLVGQHRMPGQYVRLSLPEVGEGMFAIASAPEPSGTRWEFLLKGGSPLPERLITLEPGARVYSKQPEGKGFPMPLARGRGLLLFAVGSGISPIRSVIESIRREREAYGRVTLYFGARTPRAFAYEDELRHWEQAGIRVVRTVSQPGDSDWQGLTGYVQAHLNEEPVEDTVAFLCGQSNMVKGVIEALCARGLPREAIHLNY; translated from the coding sequence ATGAACGACTGGCACCCCACCACCGTGGCGGCCGTGCTCCCCGCCGCGGAGGATCTCACGGAGCTCGTCCTGGACATCTCGGGCACCCCCCTGGTGGGGCAGCACCGGATGCCCGGGCAATACGTGCGCCTGTCGTTGCCGGAGGTGGGTGAGGGCATGTTCGCCATCGCCTCGGCGCCCGAGCCCTCCGGCACCCGGTGGGAGTTCCTCCTCAAGGGGGGCAGTCCCCTGCCCGAGCGGCTCATCACGCTCGAGCCAGGGGCGCGGGTGTACAGCAAGCAGCCCGAGGGCAAGGGTTTTCCCATGCCCCTGGCACGTGGGCGGGGGTTGCTGCTCTTCGCCGTCGGCTCGGGCATCTCCCCCATCCGCTCCGTCATCGAGAGCATCCGCCGGGAGCGCGAGGCCTACGGGCGGGTGACGCTCTACTTCGGGGCACGCACGCCGCGCGCGTTCGCCTACGAGGACGAGCTGCGCCACTGGGAGCAGGCCGGCATCCGCGTGGTGCGCACGGTGAGCCAACCGGGAGACAGTGACTGGCAGGGGCTCACCGGCTACGTCCAGGCGCACCTGAACGAGGAGCCGGTGGAGGACACCGTGGCCTTCCTCTGTGGCCAGTCGAACATGGTGAAGGGCGTCATCGAGGCGCTGTGCGCCCGGGGGCTGCCGCGCGAGGCCATCCACCTCAACTACTAG